A single window of Candidatus Flexicrinis affinis DNA harbors:
- the menC gene encoding o-succinylbenzoate synthase — MHAITISDVRLYPVGLPLVERLRTSYGAEPFKSAIIVEVTTTEGAVGWGECPTKMRPSYAYETMGTALHVMREFLVPALVGHRFSSPTEVPKRLAPIRGHPMAKYALEAAVWDAWAKSNLIGLSDAFAKHLPEGNAPSGRALVGVSIGIQDSVEATMDIVNKRVDQGYGRVKLKIEPGWDIELARAVREEHPDLSLMLDANSAYTLADTEHLKKLDEFYLLMIEQPLGSSDIYDHSKLQPQLRTPICLDESIHSAGDARLAIGIGACKIINLKPARVGGYTESLEIYKVCAEHEIPLWIGGLLETGVGRAANLAFASLPGVNLPCDISATDRYYQRDLTEPPFVLGINSTIEVPDGYGISVDVKRDRVLEAQSYWVANYPYRHQLGEER; from the coding sequence ATGCACGCGATTACCATTTCCGATGTCCGGCTGTACCCGGTCGGACTACCGCTCGTTGAACGGCTTCGGACCAGTTACGGCGCCGAACCCTTCAAGTCCGCCATAATCGTCGAAGTAACAACCACCGAAGGCGCTGTGGGCTGGGGAGAGTGCCCGACCAAGATGCGCCCGAGCTATGCCTACGAGACGATGGGCACTGCACTCCACGTGATGCGCGAATTCCTTGTGCCGGCGCTGGTCGGCCACCGCTTCAGCTCGCCGACCGAAGTCCCCAAGCGCCTTGCGCCGATTCGTGGGCACCCGATGGCGAAGTACGCGCTTGAGGCCGCCGTTTGGGACGCATGGGCAAAGTCGAACCTGATCGGTCTTTCCGACGCATTCGCAAAGCACTTGCCAGAGGGCAATGCCCCGTCCGGTCGGGCGCTGGTCGGCGTGAGCATCGGTATTCAGGACTCGGTCGAAGCGACGATGGACATCGTCAACAAGCGCGTCGATCAGGGCTACGGGCGTGTCAAGCTCAAGATCGAGCCCGGGTGGGACATCGAACTCGCGCGCGCCGTCCGTGAAGAGCATCCCGACCTGTCGCTGATGCTGGACGCCAACAGTGCGTACACGCTTGCCGATACCGAGCACCTCAAGAAGCTGGACGAGTTCTACTTGTTGATGATCGAACAGCCGCTCGGCTCCAGCGACATCTACGATCACAGCAAGCTTCAACCGCAGCTTCGCACGCCGATCTGTCTTGACGAGAGCATCCACAGCGCCGGCGACGCCCGCCTGGCCATCGGAATCGGGGCGTGCAAGATCATTAACCTGAAGCCCGCGCGGGTCGGCGGTTACACCGAAAGCCTCGAGATCTACAAGGTGTGCGCCGAGCACGAGATTCCGCTGTGGATCGGAGGGCTGCTGGAGACCGGTGTTGGACGCGCCGCCAATCTCGCATTCGCGTCGCTTCCGGGAGTCAACCTGCCGTGTGACATTTCCGCGACCGACCGGTACTATCAGCGCGACTTGACCGAACCGCCGTTCGTGTTGGGCATCAACAGCACCATCGAAGTTCCGGACGGGTACGGCATTTCGGTCGACGTAAAGCGCGACCGGGTCCTTGAAGCGCAGTCGTACTGGGTTGCCAACTATCCGTATCGACATCAGCTGGGGGAAGAGCGGTGA
- a CDS encoding GNAT family N-acetyltransferase, whose translation MGTTEVEIRALSSLDEFYEAVDLQRTYWGNDTESVVPAQMLHSIVEYGGHVLAAYDGPRMVGVLIGLIGTDTEVKDRPAMANLVIGSKRMVVLPEYRGAGVGYRLKLTQRDVARALGIRLVTWTFDPLRAQNAYLNLRKLGGIVRDYKINAYGTRDGGGLTRFGWSDRLRVQWWITHRRVEERLFGSRVDLQVKQYLDAGAVIVNPTSTIDGMTVYGQHYNDVDTSFALVEVPLAFDAIADTEPQIAQGWQAHIRDAMLPLFQHGYFISDFLRGMVDGRDRVFYLFSADYGFDFSSPQ comes from the coding sequence ATGGGAACGACTGAGGTTGAAATTCGGGCGCTGAGTTCGCTCGATGAGTTTTACGAGGCGGTAGACCTCCAGCGTACGTACTGGGGAAACGACACCGAGTCGGTCGTGCCGGCACAGATGCTGCACTCGATCGTCGAGTACGGCGGGCACGTGCTGGCGGCGTATGACGGTCCACGGATGGTTGGCGTGTTGATCGGGCTGATCGGCACTGACACGGAGGTGAAGGATCGTCCGGCCATGGCCAATCTGGTGATCGGCAGCAAACGGATGGTCGTGCTGCCCGAATATCGCGGCGCTGGGGTCGGGTATCGGCTCAAGCTCACCCAGCGTGACGTTGCGCGCGCCCTCGGGATCCGGCTTGTTACGTGGACGTTCGATCCGCTCAGAGCGCAGAACGCGTACCTGAACTTACGTAAACTAGGCGGTATCGTCCGCGACTACAAGATTAACGCGTATGGCACCCGCGACGGCGGCGGCCTGACGCGCTTTGGCTGGTCGGATCGTCTGCGCGTGCAGTGGTGGATTACCCACCGTCGTGTCGAGGAACGGCTGTTTGGGAGCCGGGTCGACCTTCAGGTGAAGCAGTACCTCGACGCAGGCGCGGTGATCGTCAATCCGACGTCGACGATTGACGGCATGACGGTCTACGGTCAGCATTACAACGACGTCGACACGTCGTTTGCGCTGGTCGAGGTACCGCTCGCCTTCGACGCCATCGCCGATACCGAGCCGCAGATCGCACAGGGTTGGCAGGCCCACATACGCGATGCCATGCTGCCGCTGTTTCAGCACGGCTACTTCATTTCGGACTTTCTGCGCGGGATGGTGGATGGGCGCGACCGCGTCTTCTACCTGTTCAGCGCGGACTATGGATTTGATTTCTCTTCACCGCAATAA
- the fabF gene encoding beta-ketoacyl-ACP synthase II, with amino-acid sequence MSRRRVVVTGLGIICPIGNTVEESWQNAANGVSGIAPIQSFDPKNLENRFAGEVKGFDAEAFLGKREARRTDRVTQLALYSAYYAMQDSKLEVTDDNRYEIASIVGTGIGGIHTIYESVLKFLEGGAKQVSPLLVPMMLPDAVSSRISMQYGTRGPNFSLATACATGNNCIGEATEIIRRGQSVAALAGSSESALVELTIASFNNMTAISRRNDEPQRASRPFDKGRDGFVVSEGAGVIVLEELEHAKARGAHIYAEILGYGHTSDAYHVTAPMETGEGAAMAMTRAMEDAGITAQDIDYINAHGTSTPLNDKAETTAIKRALGEQAYNIPISSTKSVTGHLMGSAGSVEAVLTIMAMQNNFVPPTINLDDPDPECDLNYTPHKGIHHTIDIAMSNSFGFGGHNAVLIFGKYSENGRN; translated from the coding sequence GTGTCGAGGAGACGGGTTGTCGTTACCGGCCTGGGCATTATCTGCCCGATCGGAAACACGGTAGAAGAATCGTGGCAAAACGCCGCCAACGGCGTGTCAGGCATCGCGCCGATCCAGTCGTTTGATCCGAAGAACCTCGAAAACCGGTTCGCCGGCGAGGTGAAGGGATTCGACGCGGAGGCATTTCTTGGCAAGCGGGAAGCGCGCAGAACGGATCGTGTCACGCAGCTAGCGCTTTACAGCGCGTATTATGCGATGCAGGACAGCAAACTCGAAGTTACCGACGACAACCGCTATGAGATCGCGTCGATCGTCGGCACTGGTATTGGCGGCATCCACACCATCTACGAGAGTGTGCTCAAGTTCCTCGAAGGCGGCGCAAAGCAGGTCAGCCCGCTGCTCGTGCCGATGATGCTTCCCGACGCGGTCAGCTCGCGAATCTCGATGCAGTACGGCACACGTGGCCCGAACTTCTCGTTAGCGACGGCATGCGCAACCGGCAACAACTGCATTGGCGAAGCGACCGAGATCATTCGCCGCGGTCAGTCCGTAGCTGCCCTTGCCGGCAGCAGCGAGTCTGCGCTTGTCGAGCTGACGATCGCCAGCTTCAACAACATGACCGCCATCAGCCGTCGAAACGATGAGCCGCAGCGGGCAAGCCGCCCGTTCGACAAGGGGCGCGACGGCTTCGTGGTATCTGAGGGCGCCGGCGTCATCGTGCTTGAGGAACTCGAACACGCCAAGGCGCGCGGCGCGCACATCTACGCCGAGATTCTCGGCTATGGGCACACGTCCGACGCGTATCACGTGACCGCGCCGATGGAAACCGGTGAAGGCGCGGCAATGGCCATGACGCGTGCGATGGAAGACGCAGGGATCACGGCCCAAGACATCGACTACATTAATGCGCATGGGACGTCCACCCCGCTCAACGACAAGGCCGAGACGACCGCCATCAAGCGTGCGCTGGGCGAGCAGGCCTATAACATCCCGATCAGCTCGACCAAGTCGGTCACGGGCCACTTGATGGGAAGCGCAGGCTCGGTCGAGGCCGTCCTCACGATCATGGCCATGCAGAATAACTTCGTCCCGCCGACAATCAACCTCGACGACCCCGACCCGGAATGCGACTTGAACTACACGCCCCACAAGGGCATCCATCACACCATCGACATCGCTATGTCCAACAGCTTCGGCTTTGGCGGGCACAATGCCGTGCTCATATTCGGCAAGTACTCAGAGAATGGCCGCAACTAA
- a CDS encoding response regulator, translating into MGGSHLLIVEDNVDLNEMVCELFEREGYVVMPAFTGTEALEITRSKRVDLALLDVRLPDIDGFAVFRHLRENPETRRIPVILLTERRERSNRLHGLELGVVDYITKPFDSYELKLRVRNALSRSQMRKSSNPVTEFPLAPETDRKLAQLFAYASEWTAFQLSLVDIDRFKNEYGFIAGADLLRAVALTLRSVLRDLDQESAYVGHVTTDDIVFLVPPNVADKVVESLKSRLADVFPRFLPPKARQEGARPVDIRLARVNHDNPSAKSVDALRTTLKSSLSSIVY; encoded by the coding sequence ATGGGCGGCTCTCACCTCCTAATTGTCGAAGACAATGTCGACCTCAACGAGATGGTCTGCGAGCTGTTCGAGCGCGAAGGCTACGTCGTCATGCCGGCCTTCACCGGAACAGAGGCGCTCGAAATCACGCGCAGCAAACGGGTCGACCTCGCGCTGCTCGACGTGAGATTGCCGGATATAGACGGCTTCGCCGTGTTTCGTCACCTGAGGGAAAACCCGGAAACACGCCGCATACCCGTGATCCTGTTGACCGAACGTCGCGAACGTTCCAACAGGCTTCATGGGCTTGAGCTGGGCGTGGTCGACTACATCACTAAACCATTCGACTCCTACGAACTGAAGCTGCGCGTGCGAAACGCGCTCAGCCGCTCGCAAATGCGCAAGTCGTCCAACCCGGTGACGGAGTTTCCGCTTGCACCGGAGACCGATCGCAAGCTGGCGCAGTTGTTCGCGTACGCGTCGGAGTGGACGGCGTTTCAGCTCAGCTTGGTAGACATCGACCGATTCAAGAACGAATACGGGTTCATCGCCGGCGCCGACCTGCTGCGCGCGGTTGCGCTCACCCTGCGCAGCGTTCTGCGCGATCTCGATCAGGAGAGCGCGTACGTCGGACATGTGACGACTGACGACATCGTGTTCCTCGTTCCGCCGAATGTGGCCGACAAGGTTGTGGAGTCGCTCAAGTCCCGGCTAGCCGACGTGTTCCCGCGGTTCCTCCCGCCGAAGGCCCGGCAAGAGGGCGCGCGTCCGGTCGACATTCGCCTCGCGCGCGTCAATCACGACAATCCCTCGGCAAAGAGTGTCGATGCCTTGCGAACGACGCTTAAGTCCTCGTTGAGTTCTATCGTGTACTAA
- the thyA gene encoding thymidylate synthase has translation MTRHPEHQYLDLLQDVLDNGVEKKEFNTGIGLRSVFGRMMRFDLSQGFPLLTTKKVYAKAIIHELVWFLRGDANIKYLVDNNVHIWDDWAYKEYKKAASAGSVPELTEESFIGKIRDDADFAARWGELGPVYGRQWRRWPASDGREIDQLTWAVQKLKKYPDRKHVVVSAWNPEYIYEMAAPGTSMAIPPCHTLFQFNVQEGRLSCMLFQRSADLFLGVPFNIASYALLTLIMAQVCGYAPGEFIHSLGDAHIYSNHLEQVREQLSREPRPFPAMRINPAKTELDSFVYEDFALEGYDPHPLIRGEITVVGGFNEEDRKEFQSRGA, from the coding sequence ATGACACGACACCCGGAGCATCAGTACCTCGACCTGCTTCAAGACGTGCTCGACAACGGCGTCGAGAAGAAGGAGTTCAACACGGGTATCGGCTTGCGCAGCGTGTTCGGCCGCATGATGCGCTTCGACTTGTCTCAGGGTTTCCCGCTGCTGACCACCAAGAAAGTGTATGCGAAGGCGATCATCCACGAACTGGTGTGGTTTCTGCGCGGCGATGCCAACATCAAGTATCTGGTCGACAACAACGTGCACATCTGGGACGACTGGGCGTACAAGGAGTACAAGAAAGCCGCGTCCGCCGGCAGCGTGCCCGAGTTGACCGAGGAGTCGTTCATCGGCAAGATTCGCGACGATGCCGACTTTGCGGCCCGGTGGGGCGAACTTGGCCCGGTGTACGGGCGTCAGTGGCGGCGCTGGCCCGCCTCGGATGGCCGTGAGATCGACCAGTTGACGTGGGCAGTGCAGAAACTAAAGAAGTACCCGGATCGAAAGCACGTCGTCGTGAGCGCCTGGAACCCGGAGTACATCTACGAGATGGCCGCGCCCGGCACGTCGATGGCGATTCCGCCCTGTCACACGCTATTTCAGTTCAACGTGCAGGAAGGGCGCCTGAGCTGCATGTTGTTCCAGCGCAGCGCCGACCTCTTCCTCGGCGTTCCGTTCAATATTGCCAGTTACGCGCTGTTGACACTCATCATGGCGCAAGTGTGTGGCTACGCACCGGGCGAGTTCATCCACTCACTGGGTGACGCGCACATCTACAGCAATCATTTGGAGCAGGTACGGGAACAGTTGAGCCGCGAGCCGCGTCCGTTCCCGGCAATGCGCATCAACCCGGCCAAGACCGAGCTGGACTCGTTCGTTTACGAGGACTTTGCGCTCGAAGGGTACGACCCGCACCCGCTCATTCGCGGCGAGATCACCGTGGTCGGCGGCTTCAACGAGGAAGACCGCAAGGAATTTCAGAGCCGCGGGGCATAA
- a CDS encoding NAD(P)H-binding protein, whose product MIFVTGAAGFVGRHLVERLLEAGYPVRVLVSARKARSLPEWSSHPNVEIVTGVLSDEETLYRALTGVHVVFHLDSAQWWGRRRNLERVELVGIRYLAAAARAARVGRIIVLSHLGASPSSGYTLLNVKGQVEEAVKASGLAYTVVRAGLIYGPDDAFINHIAMMLSTNPVFFLMPGSGEIVLHPIHVEDVVSVLVAALERVDTVDLTTEVGGAEYTTLLDLIRTIMRVTGMRRLIIPTPPYLLRMSARLAAAVWRRSLLTPQWLDLLATNHTARIANAYDVFGVRPRRLEDSLVGYLPNKRYLLRALAYVLRARPREA is encoded by the coding sequence ATGATATTCGTAACCGGCGCGGCCGGATTCGTCGGGCGTCATCTGGTGGAGCGACTGCTGGAGGCGGGCTATCCGGTACGGGTGCTCGTTAGCGCGCGCAAAGCGCGCAGCTTGCCGGAGTGGTCGTCACACCCGAACGTCGAGATCGTCACCGGCGTGCTCAGCGACGAAGAGACGTTGTACCGCGCATTGACCGGCGTGCACGTCGTGTTTCACCTCGACAGTGCCCAGTGGTGGGGGAGGCGGCGCAACCTCGAACGTGTCGAGCTGGTAGGGATTCGTTACCTTGCCGCCGCGGCACGTGCCGCGCGCGTCGGGCGGATCATTGTGCTCAGCCACCTTGGCGCGTCGCCGTCGAGCGGTTACACGCTGCTCAACGTCAAAGGTCAGGTTGAGGAGGCAGTGAAGGCCAGCGGACTGGCGTATACGGTTGTGCGCGCCGGCTTGATCTATGGCCCGGACGACGCGTTCATCAACCACATCGCGATGATGTTGAGCACCAACCCGGTCTTTTTTCTCATGCCCGGAAGTGGTGAGATCGTGCTGCATCCGATTCACGTGGAAGACGTCGTGTCGGTGCTGGTAGCGGCGCTCGAGCGGGTCGATACGGTAGACTTGACGACAGAGGTTGGCGGAGCGGAATACACGACGCTCCTCGACCTGATACGGACGATAATGCGCGTAACCGGAATGCGGCGGTTGATCATACCGACGCCACCGTATCTGCTTCGCATGTCCGCGCGCCTTGCGGCGGCCGTGTGGCGCCGGTCGCTGTTGACGCCACAATGGTTGGATCTGCTTGCCACCAATCACACGGCACGCATCGCTAACGCCTACGACGTGTTCGGGGTACGGCCGCGCCGACTCGAAGATTCGCTGGTAGGTTATCTGCCAAACAAACGCTATCTCCTGCGGGCGCTGGCGTACGTCCTGCGCGCACGCCCGCGCGAAGCCTAA
- a CDS encoding CYTH domain-containing protein, with amino-acid sequence MTYEIELKSLLGGRDAADALRAKLLERQAQLVEQSKQLNHYFMGSALPSLATRMTSHLSPRDAALLDSITVAARSASVRTRLLNDAVLLIVKAAVDDTTSENGIQRREFEALVTTLDLNALDNEVVAAGYQVQARWSRERDAYQLADGTVVCIDRNAGYGYLAEFERVVDDADRAAEVEAELRRLMAELDCEELAQDRLERMFAHYNANWPDYYGTDRTFVIE; translated from the coding sequence ATGACGTACGAGATCGAACTGAAATCGCTGCTCGGCGGGCGTGACGCTGCGGACGCTCTGCGCGCGAAGCTGCTTGAACGTCAAGCGCAGCTCGTCGAGCAGAGCAAGCAGCTCAATCACTACTTCATGGGCAGCGCACTGCCATCGCTCGCGACCCGCATGACGAGTCACCTTTCGCCCCGTGACGCGGCGCTGCTCGACAGCATCACCGTCGCTGCACGTTCGGCATCGGTCCGTACCCGGTTGCTCAATGATGCGGTGCTGCTCATCGTCAAGGCGGCGGTGGACGACACGACCAGCGAAAACGGCATACAGCGCCGCGAGTTCGAGGCCTTAGTCACCACGCTAGACCTGAACGCGCTGGACAACGAAGTGGTGGCGGCTGGATATCAGGTTCAGGCGCGCTGGTCACGGGAACGCGATGCGTATCAGTTGGCGGACGGGACGGTCGTGTGCATCGACCGCAACGCGGGCTATGGTTATCTGGCGGAGTTCGAGCGCGTGGTTGACGACGCCGATCGTGCGGCAGAAGTGGAAGCCGAACTGCGCCGGCTGATGGCCGAACTCGACTGCGAGGAGTTAGCGCAGGATCGCCTTGAGCGCATGTTCGCCCACTACAACGCCAACTGGCCGGACTACTACGGCACGGACAGGACGTTCGTCATCGAATAA
- a CDS encoding glycosyltransferase, with product MDISLVTSFYRAAQHMPAFFAAATKLDAAVRAAARTVEFVIVANDAQPDERANIEAFARTVPNVRILYVDRESLYASWNRGVEAAAGSVIGFWNADDVRYSGALLDAAAKARDGHDFVYFRFVIDFGDGRRKIAPAGEITQERHRQRMSAGPFFMFTPTLYRRVGPFDARFRIVGDWEWVVRAMRQTELCLSDELGGMFVLHGGNLSDSGNPRQLAEQNVVCLLHGLHDSVTPAPPDAMRSAIAEWADDLHLAPDLEAGLIGEGAHERYVVWVAEKAAEANAVARSEAWKAPIRRTIDRLRLRGLLRALGLVGSPDVPR from the coding sequence ATGGATATCTCGCTGGTCACGTCATTTTACCGCGCCGCACAACACATGCCGGCGTTCTTCGCTGCCGCCACAAAACTAGACGCCGCCGTGCGTGCAGCGGCCCGAACCGTAGAATTCGTGATCGTGGCGAACGACGCGCAGCCCGACGAGCGCGCGAACATCGAAGCGTTCGCGAGGACTGTGCCAAACGTGCGCATCCTCTACGTTGACCGTGAAAGCCTGTACGCGAGTTGGAATCGCGGTGTCGAGGCCGCTGCAGGGTCGGTCATCGGGTTCTGGAACGCCGACGATGTGCGCTACAGCGGCGCCCTGTTGGACGCCGCGGCCAAGGCACGTGACGGGCATGACTTCGTCTACTTTCGGTTCGTTATCGATTTCGGGGACGGCCGGCGAAAGATCGCGCCTGCGGGGGAGATCACGCAGGAACGCCACCGGCAGCGGATGAGCGCCGGACCGTTCTTCATGTTCACGCCGACGCTGTATCGACGCGTCGGCCCGTTTGACGCGCGCTTTCGCATAGTCGGCGATTGGGAGTGGGTGGTTCGGGCGATGCGGCAGACGGAGCTGTGCCTGAGCGACGAACTTGGCGGCATGTTCGTTCTGCACGGCGGCAATTTGAGCGATAGCGGCAACCCCCGTCAGCTTGCCGAACAGAACGTCGTGTGTCTGCTACACGGACTGCACGACAGCGTTACGCCCGCGCCGCCCGACGCGATGCGCAGCGCAATCGCAGAATGGGCCGATGACCTACACCTCGCACCTGACCTAGAGGCCGGGCTTATCGGCGAGGGCGCACACGAACGGTATGTCGTGTGGGTGGCTGAGAAAGCGGCGGAGGCCAATGCGGTTGCACGGTCCGAAGCGTGGAAAGCGCCGATCCGCCGCACGATCGACCGCCTGCGGCTTCGTGGGCTGCTGCGAGCGCTAGGGCTGGTCGGTTCGCCGGACGTGCCACGATGA
- a CDS encoding roadblock/LC7 domain-containing protein, with translation MTKSRTEQLLERLRELLSSTGDIEGAVVVSVDGLAIASALQAGVEEDRISAMSAVMLSLGERISGELGRGELEQVQVRGVNGFAILNAVGEEAVLTVMARKEARLGLILLEISRTVKDLLPLI, from the coding sequence TTGACCAAATCTCGTACAGAACAACTGCTCGAACGGCTGCGCGAACTGCTTTCGTCAACGGGCGATATCGAGGGCGCCGTTGTCGTGAGCGTGGACGGACTGGCGATTGCATCCGCGCTGCAGGCCGGCGTCGAGGAAGACCGCATCAGTGCGATGTCGGCGGTGATGCTGTCGCTGGGCGAGCGGATTTCGGGCGAGCTGGGCCGCGGCGAACTTGAGCAGGTACAGGTGCGCGGCGTCAACGGGTTTGCGATCCTCAACGCTGTCGGCGAGGAGGCCGTGCTCACGGTCATGGCGCGCAAGGAAGCCCGCTTGGGCTTGATCCTGTTGGAAATCTCGCGCACCGTCAAAGACCTGCTCCCGCTGATATAA
- a CDS encoding glycosyltransferase, giving the protein MTDPRISIVIPAYNARSTIADAVDSCLAQTFPDFEIIVVDDGSSDGTADLLAERYADEPRLRVIRQENAGVSAARNAGIAAARGEFIHFLDADDNLLPQKLEASLAIVDGDPTVGVVYGPGQPVEDDGRTPIPMTYPELPSGDVLKEWLAGVMANGTFGVTPSVMVRRSLFDTVGLFSPIPTPTEDWDMWIRLAAVTRFGALKDVLVRYRRLDTGLSARKLAVALGRLRTIERARALPEVQRLFSNTALNHMEAGRWHTVGLAHWKAGDRTAARGAFERAYDLAPSTSRRLYVLASRYLPLWSANLLGSVLQLLRR; this is encoded by the coding sequence ATGACTGATCCTCGCATTTCGATCGTCATCCCCGCTTACAACGCGCGCAGCACGATCGCGGATGCGGTCGATTCGTGCCTTGCACAAACGTTCCCCGACTTCGAAATTATCGTCGTCGACGACGGCTCGAGCGACGGTACCGCCGACCTGCTGGCCGAGCGGTACGCCGACGAGCCGCGCTTGCGGGTCATCCGGCAGGAGAACGCGGGCGTTTCCGCTGCCCGCAACGCCGGAATTGCGGCGGCGCGCGGCGAATTCATACATTTCCTGGATGCAGACGATAACCTGCTCCCGCAGAAGCTCGAAGCCAGCCTTGCGATCGTCGACGGCGATCCAACGGTCGGCGTGGTCTATGGGCCGGGTCAGCCGGTCGAAGATGATGGGCGCACGCCGATTCCGATGACATATCCCGAGCTGCCCAGCGGCGACGTGCTCAAGGAATGGCTGGCGGGAGTCATGGCGAATGGGACGTTCGGCGTGACTCCCAGCGTGATGGTGCGCCGGTCGCTGTTTGACACGGTCGGGCTATTCTCGCCGATCCCGACGCCGACCGAAGACTGGGATATGTGGATACGGCTCGCGGCGGTCACCCGTTTCGGCGCGCTGAAGGACGTCCTCGTACGCTACAGGCGACTAGACACTGGCCTGAGCGCGCGCAAGCTGGCGGTGGCGCTTGGGCGGCTGCGCACGATCGAGCGCGCGCGTGCGCTCCCCGAAGTTCAACGGTTGTTCTCAAACACCGCGCTTAATCACATGGAAGCAGGACGTTGGCATACAGTCGGGTTGGCGCACTGGAAGGCCGGCGACCGGACAGCGGCGCGCGGCGCGTTCGAGCGTGCGTACGACCTCGCCCCGTCCACCTCTCGGCGGCTGTATGTGCTGGCGTCTCGCTACCTGCCCTTGTGGAGCGCCAATTTGCTCGGTTCCGTGTTACAACTACTGCGGCGGTGA
- a CDS encoding dCTP deaminase — translation MIFSDRDIKRLLGENRIIVDPAPDIATQLGSCSLDLRLSGEFSVFEYNRHPFIDVRDPSASQSIMKSLTVGPEQPFVLHPGSFVLGITLERVELPDDIVGRLEGRSSLGRLGIIVHATASVIDPGWRGRIVLELANHGQMPVALYPGMRVCSVTFEPLSTPVDTPYWKKAEAKYRNQDSAQGSRIGDDPDQPATKRSDA, via the coding sequence GTGATCTTTAGCGACCGCGACATCAAGCGCCTGCTCGGGGAAAACCGCATCATCGTCGACCCCGCGCCGGACATTGCCACACAGCTTGGCTCATGCTCGCTTGACCTACGGCTGAGCGGCGAGTTCAGCGTGTTCGAGTACAACCGCCACCCGTTTATCGACGTGCGCGACCCGAGTGCCAGCCAAAGCATCATGAAGTCGCTGACGGTAGGGCCGGAGCAACCCTTCGTGCTGCATCCGGGCAGCTTTGTGCTTGGTATCACTCTCGAACGCGTTGAACTGCCGGATGACATCGTCGGGCGGCTCGAAGGGCGAAGCAGCCTCGGCAGGCTCGGAATCATCGTCCATGCCACGGCAAGCGTGATCGACCCTGGTTGGCGCGGAAGAATCGTCCTCGAACTCGCCAATCACGGGCAGATGCCGGTTGCGCTCTATCCGGGGATGCGCGTGTGTTCGGTGACGTTCGAACCGCTGAGCACACCGGTCGACACGCCGTACTGGAAGAAGGCGGAAGCGAAATACCGGAATCAGGACAGCGCGCAGGGCAGCAGGATCGGCGACGACCCCGATCAGCCTGCTACGAAAAGGAGCGACGCATGA